A genomic segment from Nicotiana tabacum cultivar K326 chromosome 7, ASM71507v2, whole genome shotgun sequence encodes:
- the LOC107805871 gene encoding uncharacterized protein LOC107805871, which produces MADQMEKMKLRQNYPNHWHTDLMRATQSDPLFCCFSLWCAPCASYVLRKRALYNDMSRYTCCGGYMPCSGRCGESHCPEFCLCTEVFLCFANSVASTRFMLQDEFNLQTTKCDNCIIGFMFCLQQLACICSIIACLTGSEEIQDAAQLLNCLSDVVYCTVCSCMQTQHKVEMDKRDGKFGPRPMAVPPAQQMSRLDQPVPPSVGYPPAYPPTQQPHGYPPPQQQPQGYPPPQQQPQGYPPPQQQPQGYPPPQQQPQGYPPPQQQPQGYPPANYPPPGAGYPTSDYLQ; this is translated from the exons ATGGCGGATCaaatggagaagatgaagttacGTCAGAATTATCCGAATCACTGGCACACTGATCTCATGCGAGCCACTCAGTCTGATCCTCTTT TTTGCTGTTTCTCGCTTTGGTG CGCCCCATGTGCATCATATGTCCTCCGCAAACGAGCTCTATACAATGATATGTCTAG ATATACATGTTGTGGAGGCTATATGCCTTGTAGCGGCAGATGTGGAGAAAGCCACTGCCCTGAATTCTGTCTTTGTACGGAG GTTTTTCTTTGCTTTGCAAATTCTGTTGCTTCGACACGCTTTATGTTGCAAGATGAGTTCAATCTGCAGACAACAAAATGCGATAATTGCATAATA GGATTCATGTTTTGCCTACAGCAGTTAGCATGTATATGTAGCATTATTGCTTGTCTCACAGGAAGTGAAGAAATTCAAGATGCTGCTCAGCTTCTGAACTGTCTGTCAGACGTTGTTTACTGCAC GGTTTGCAGCTGTATGCAG ACACAGCACAAGGTTGAAATGGACAAAAGAGATGGAAAATTTGGACCACGGCCAATGGCAGTGCCACCTGCTCAACAAATGTCTCGGTTAGATCAGCCTGTTCCCCCTTCAGTGGGATATCCACCTGCTTATCCACCAACACAGCAACCCCATGGTTATCCGCCACCACAACAGCAGCCTCAGGGTTACCCGCCACCACAGCAGCAGCCTCAGGGTTACCCGCCACCACAGCAGCAGCCTCAGGGTTACCCGCCACCACAGCAGCAGCCTCAGGGTTACCCGCCACCACAGCAGCAGCCTCAGGGTTACCCACCAGCCAATTATCCTCCACCTGGTGCTGGATATCCCACGTCTGATTATCTTCAGTGA